In the Deltaproteobacteria bacterium genome, TCACGTCGCAGAGGATCACGTCGGCCGCACCGCCGGCCGCGCGAATCTGCTCGACCGTTGCCGCGGCCGCCGACATCTCACGGTCGAGAACAAAGACCCGAGCGCCTTGCTTCGCGAACGTGATTGCGATCGCGCGCCCGATGCCGGAACCGGCACCGGTCACCACGGCGATCTTGCTGTCCAAGCGAAACATCCGACATTCCTCGCGCGTCGCGTAGGCGCGCCCAGCGAGAATCAGAGCCCGATCATTCGTAACAACTCGACGATCATCATCGCGATCGCGGCGGTACACGGCACGGTCAATATCCACGCCCACACGACGGTGCGCGCCACACCCCAGCGCACGGCCGACAAACGGCGGCTCGCCCCGACGCCGACGATCGCGCCGGTAATAGTGTGGGTGGTGCTCACCGGAATCCCTGCCATCGCCGCGCCGATGAGCGTGATCGCGCCCGCGGTCTCGGCGCAGAAGCCACCGATCGGTTGCAGCTTCGTAATGCGCATCCCCATCGTCTTGACGATGCGCCAGCCGCCGAACATCGTGCCGAGCGCGATCGCCGCATGGCACAACAGCACCACCCAGAACGGCACGTAGAAGGTCTTGCCGAGATAGCCGGCCGAGAACAGCAGGACCGAAATGATGCCCATGGTCTTCTGCGCGTCGTTGGTCCCGTGGCCGAGACTGTAGAGCGCTGCCGACACCAGTTGCAGCCGGCGGAACAAGCTGTCGACAACAGCCGGCGTCGAATGCCGCACGAAGATCAGCGTCAGCGTCATCATCGTCACGCCGATCAGCAGTCCGACGACAGGCGAAATGAAGATGAAGAGTACGATTTTCAACACGCCGGACACGATCACCGCTTGCGGCCCAACCGCGGCGACGGCGGCACCGGCGAAGCCGGCGATCAACGCGTGCGACGAACTGGTCGGCAGCGCGTACAACCAGGTGATGACATCCCACGCGATCGCCGCCGCCAAACCGGCGAACACAACAGTGGGCGTCGCTGCCGCGGGATCGATGATGCCCTTGCCGACCGTGGCCGCCACTGCCACGCCGAAGCCAAACGCCGCCACAAAGTTGAAGAACGCGGCCCACGCCACCGCCTGGCGCGGCGTGAGCACGCGAGTCGACACCACCGTCGCCACCGAGTTGGCGGCGTCGTGAAAGCCGTTCATGAAGTCGAAGCCCAGCGCCACGACGACGAGGAAGATAACCAAACCCATCCCACCACCCACGGAGAGTACGTAACGCTGGTGAAACCCAGGCGCGACTTACGCGTATTCGAGCGCGACGCCTTCGAGAATGTTGGCCACGTCCTCGCAGCGATCCACGGCGTCTTCCAGGAAGTCGTACAGCTCTTTGAGTTTGATGATGGTGACCGGGTCCTTGGTGCCGTTGAAGAGGCGCCCCAGTGCGCTGCGCAGGAGCGTGTCGCCCTCGTTTTCGAAGCGATTGATCTCCATACAAATCTTGATGAGGCCGTCGCGGTCCTTGAGATTGCGCAAGCCGGTCATCGCGCGATTGACCTGCGTGACCGCCTGCACCAACACTTCGGCGATCTGCACGGCGTCCGGATCCACCTCGGTGAGTTTATAGAGCCACACCCGTTCGGCGGTGGCTTCGATGAGATCGAGAATATCGTCCAGCCGGGTGATCAGGCGATGGATGTCGCCGCGATCGATCGGCGTCACGAAGGTCTTGTGCAACGTCTCAACGGCCTTGTGCGTGATGACATCGCCTTCGTGCTCGACCTCTTTGATGCGGCGAGCCTGCGAGGCCGCGTCGCCGGGAGTCGTCAGCATCGTGTGCAACAATTTTGCCCCTTCCAGCGTCTTCGCGGCGTGCTGCTCGAAGAAGTCGAAGAAGCCCTTGCCTTCGCTGGGGAACAGTCTGGCGAACATGATGGCCGTATAGTCAGGCGGACCGCACAAGTAAAGACAGGGGCCGTGATCCCGACTCGATCGACCCGTTGCAGCCAGTGGACGCAACGCGACTTCATGACGATGAAGTAGTGTCTCAGTTTGAAATTGGCACTGCGGCCCATCTTCTAGCGTCGTGTCTCGCAAATGTCAGCGATAGGCGATCTTTTCTGAAGCGTAGGGGCGATGCATGCATCGCCCTCCGTGT is a window encoding:
- a CDS encoding inorganic phosphate transporter, with translation MGLVIFLVVVALGFDFMNGFHDAANSVATVVSTRVLTPRQAVAWAAFFNFVAAFGFGVAVAATVGKGIIDPAAATPTVVFAGLAAAIAWDVITWLYALPTSSSHALIAGFAGAAVAAVGPQAVIVSGVLKIVLFIFISPVVGLLIGVTMMTLTLIFVRHSTPAVVDSLFRRLQLVSAALYSLGHGTNDAQKTMGIISVLLFSAGYLGKTFYVPFWVVLLCHAAIALGTMFGGWRIVKTMGMRITKLQPIGGFCAETAGAITLIGAAMAGIPVSTTHTITGAIVGVGASRRLSAVRWGVARTVVWAWILTVPCTAAIAMMIVELLRMIGL
- a CDS encoding DUF47 domain-containing protein produces the protein MFARLFPSEGKGFFDFFEQHAAKTLEGAKLLHTMLTTPGDAASQARRIKEVEHEGDVITHKAVETLHKTFVTPIDRGDIHRLITRLDDILDLIEATAERVWLYKLTEVDPDAVQIAEVLVQAVTQVNRAMTGLRNLKDRDGLIKICMEINRFENEGDTLLRSALGRLFNGTKDPVTIIKLKELYDFLEDAVDRCEDVANILEGVALEYA